The Trachemys scripta elegans isolate TJP31775 chromosome 21, CAS_Tse_1.0, whole genome shotgun sequence genome has a segment encoding these proteins:
- the PTS gene encoding 6-pyruvoyl tetrahydrobiopterin synthase: protein LALNCNFLFFYSKSLSDEENLKLFGKCNNPNGHGHNYKVVVTVRGEIDPTSGMVINLTALKEYMQEAIMEPLDHKNLDKDVAYFADVVSTTENVAVYIWENLQKRLPVGTLYKVKVYETDQNIVVYKGEETTLEK from the exons TTGGCCCTCAActgcaattttttatttttttacagtaagTCACTGAGTGATGAAGAAAACCTGAAACTCTTTGGGAAATGCAACAATCCAAACGGACATGGACACAACTATAAAG TTGTAGTGACTGTGCGTGGAGAG ATTGATCCTACGTCAGGAATGGTTATAAACCTGACGGCCCTGAAAGAATATATGCAG GAAGCCATCATGGAGCCACTTGACCACAAGAATCTGGATAAAGACGTGGCTTACTTTGCTGATGTTGTCAG TACGACTGAGAATGTGGCAGTGTACATCTGGGAAAACCTCCAGAAGCGCCTGCCTGTGGGGACTCTTTATAAAGTCAAAGTGTATGAAACGGACCAGAACATCGTTGTGTACAAGGGGGAAGAGACGACTCTTGAGAAATGA